One window of the Corynebacterium glutamicum ATCC 13032 genome contains the following:
- a CDS encoding SDR family NAD(P)-dependent oxidoreductase encodes MTIDEGRRQFEVNVFGAMALTRLVLPHMQKQKWGTIVNITSMGGKIYTPLGGWYHGTKFALEALSDALRLEVAPFGIDVVVIEPGGIATEWGGIAADNLDAVSKDSAYKRQADAVSKSLRSEANSNRNSPPSVVADAIGKAVTARHPKTRYAIGFGAKPLIASRNILTDRQFDPVITRATGVPRD; translated from the coding sequence ATGACAATCGATGAAGGCCGTCGCCAGTTCGAGGTCAATGTATTCGGCGCGATGGCCCTCACCCGACTCGTCCTGCCCCACATGCAGAAACAAAAGTGGGGGACGATCGTGAACATCACATCGATGGGCGGGAAGATCTACACGCCTCTCGGCGGCTGGTATCACGGCACCAAGTTCGCCCTCGAGGCCCTCTCGGACGCCCTCCGCCTGGAGGTCGCCCCATTCGGCATCGACGTTGTTGTCATCGAACCGGGCGGCATCGCCACCGAGTGGGGAGGAATCGCTGCCGACAATCTCGACGCAGTGTCGAAAGACAGCGCATACAAGCGCCAGGCTGACGCAGTATCGAAGTCGTTGCGATCTGAGGCGAACAGCAACCGCAACTCACCACCGTCGGTTGTCGCCGATGCGATTGGAAAGGCCGTGACGGCACGTCACCCCAAGACCCGCTATGCCATCGGCTTCGGTGCCAAACCGCTGATTGCCTCGCGCAACATCCTCACCGATCGCCAGTTCGACCCAGTGATCACTCGAGCGACTGGCGTCCCCCGCGACTGA
- a CDS encoding IS110 family transposase encodes MAYDFVIGMDVGKYFHHACVLDPQGRQVLSKRINQHEGSLRKLFDKFLANDAEVLVVVDQPNNIGRLTVAVAQAMGADVRYLPGLAMRQLSRIHVGNSKTDVRDAYVIAHAGLNLPDALRSVDRVEEVFLQLKVLNGIDEDLARAYTRLINQMQSALVGTYPAFEHVLRGQMIHRKWILHLLAKYGGPTKIRRVGKARLAAFARGHRARNPEPVIDAMLAAIHGQTVSIAGAEYAELGVAMSAKDALAKLEHRKEIEGQVLELIQDIPQTEILLSMPGIGPRSAAQILMTVGDMSDFPDAAHLASYAGLSPQTNQSGTSIMSNSPNRAGNKKLKNALWQSSFASIRFHERSRQFYERKRNEGKRHNAAVVALARRRLNVLFAMMRSGELYRDIPTAQEAAAA; translated from the coding sequence ATGGCCTATGACTTCGTCATTGGAATGGACGTCGGCAAATACTTCCACCACGCCTGCGTCCTCGATCCCCAGGGCAGACAAGTCCTATCCAAACGCATCAACCAACACGAAGGCTCGCTACGCAAGCTCTTCGACAAATTCCTGGCCAATGACGCCGAGGTCCTTGTCGTCGTCGATCAGCCCAACAACATCGGCAGGCTAACCGTCGCAGTCGCCCAAGCAATGGGAGCCGACGTTCGCTACCTCCCCGGGCTTGCCATGCGACAACTTTCACGTATCCACGTCGGCAACTCCAAGACCGATGTACGGGACGCTTATGTCATCGCCCATGCCGGCCTCAACCTTCCGGATGCCCTGCGTAGCGTCGACCGCGTTGAGGAAGTCTTCCTCCAGCTGAAAGTCCTCAACGGTATCGACGAAGACCTCGCCCGCGCCTACACACGCCTGATCAACCAGATGCAATCCGCGCTCGTGGGCACCTACCCCGCATTCGAACATGTCCTGCGTGGGCAGATGATTCACCGCAAGTGGATTCTCCACCTTCTGGCGAAATACGGTGGCCCCACCAAGATTCGACGCGTCGGCAAAGCACGGCTGGCAGCTTTCGCACGTGGTCACAGGGCACGTAATCCTGAGCCAGTTATCGATGCCATGCTTGCTGCGATCCACGGCCAGACGGTATCCATCGCCGGCGCAGAATACGCGGAACTTGGCGTAGCAATGTCCGCCAAAGATGCACTAGCCAAGCTGGAGCACCGCAAAGAGATTGAAGGCCAGGTACTCGAGCTGATCCAGGACATTCCTCAGACCGAGATTCTCTTGTCCATGCCCGGCATCGGCCCACGTAGCGCCGCGCAAATCCTTATGACCGTCGGCGATATGTCCGACTTTCCCGATGCAGCGCACCTGGCGTCCTATGCAGGCCTGTCGCCGCAGACAAATCAGTCGGGAACGTCGATCATGTCGAATTCGCCCAACCGGGCCGGCAACAAGAAATTGAAGAACGCCCTATGGCAGTCGTCTTTTGCATCGATCAGATTCCACGAGCGTTCCCGGCAATTCTATGAACGAAAACGCAACGAAGGCAAAAGACACAACGCCGCAGTCGTCGCGCTCGCACGCCGACGCCTCAACGTCCTCTTCGCCATGATGCGCAGCGGAGAGCTCTACAGAGACATCCCCACAGCCCAGGAGGCCGCAGCGGCCTAG
- a CDS encoding EAL domain-containing protein — translation MNTTSRWLLANSSDPLLYRDSSLLVALLRQIVFAFAYLIAVIGSYSLVYGDSLVAIVWPSVGIAVWWAVTCRSWKNFALICGYVFLVPAIYLHFFAETSLRGVILAGIAHAIAGPGVALVMAFMENAQLPELLRKRHAFAPFSHIRLPGDVFRLLVAGIVMVAISKLIVILAYALADLPYSFTLYLTMALRDLTGIIVVAGPGIALSTPLVLNIHRSAWREFAVVIIATVGVLALIFGFAVDLPTVYLAMLPLYWSATRLPVLLAVLHAVFTSAIVVILYFLLGTGSFAITDESILVQATTIQLFVLMCILLSLVVSTTVQQTSALVEELEVVAKTLPDALFIVNKNGTAFPVNAGAKNFVKQSPDGHYSMPKLQNIDGEPMDEKESPSSMALRGQGVEGVLAKLGEVLGEDPDLARRIFEISASPMYLRGETEPGHALVIWHDSTNEYYTMQQLTLAYEESRLLFEKAPQGIAMLDPSGEIVMANRSFGDLVGTTPVRLLGRNLEDFGVEEGTMEYVTPVLSDPEAVVHLDRSLETLRGKQKNVAMSFSSMGNVGGRIGTLLVNVVDVTERQELIELVEHLADHDSLTGLVNRRRLESDIEELILKNERDSTDSALLLLDLDYFKEVNDSLGHEAGDQLLIEFAEILKDSVRDSDIVGRIGGDEFVIVLPDTDRDGAEAIGIRIIELVNQHFKGRGKVLSRVSVSIGGTLFSDARAQGVNPFILADQLLYDAKHAGRNRVAVRRAENTIVRSAKPAFSVEELSEILESHSIRLELQPILELETGRVGAAEGLLRINLDGTDVPTGQFVQSVEQAGLAPKLDIAVMREGINHIERLRAVCPTFSLALNLSGYSLSSAKIREELRAEFRARDLPRGSIRFEITETAPIEDIDAAKEFVQMLKDFGFHIVIDDFGAGHEPYQYLKKFDFSVLKIAGEFIEGMVTNRVDRSIVESIAQLAKDEEMETVAEFVSSKEILEAVREIGVTYAQGFHIGKSKPIDEFIATYLETNQTATWG, via the coding sequence GTGAATACGACCAGTCGTTGGCTACTTGCCAATTCCAGTGACCCCTTGTTGTATCGAGACAGTTCACTGCTGGTTGCTTTGTTGCGTCAGATTGTCTTTGCGTTCGCGTATTTGATTGCTGTAATTGGCTCATACTCACTGGTATACGGCGATTCGTTAGTCGCAATTGTGTGGCCATCAGTGGGAATCGCTGTGTGGTGGGCCGTGACCTGCAGAAGCTGGAAAAACTTCGCCCTGATTTGTGGATACGTGTTTCTAGTCCCAGCCATATACCTGCACTTTTTTGCGGAAACCTCCCTCAGGGGAGTGATTCTGGCAGGAATTGCGCACGCTATCGCAGGTCCTGGCGTTGCACTGGTTATGGCATTCATGGAAAATGCGCAATTGCCAGAACTGTTGCGTAAACGGCATGCATTCGCACCCTTCTCCCATATTCGCCTTCCAGGCGATGTATTCCGGCTCCTCGTCGCGGGCATTGTCATGGTCGCAATATCCAAATTGATTGTGATTCTTGCTTATGCACTGGCAGATTTGCCGTATTCATTCACCCTTTATCTGACGATGGCCCTTCGTGACTTGACTGGCATTATTGTGGTTGCCGGGCCCGGAATTGCACTTTCGACGCCGCTGGTACTAAATATTCACCGATCAGCATGGCGCGAGTTCGCAGTTGTTATCATAGCTACGGTCGGAGTGCTGGCGCTCATTTTCGGATTTGCTGTGGATCTTCCGACGGTCTACTTGGCAATGTTGCCATTGTATTGGAGTGCAACCCGTCTTCCAGTGCTTTTAGCCGTTCTTCATGCGGTGTTTACTTCAGCAATAGTCGTAATTCTGTATTTCCTATTAGGTACCGGATCTTTTGCGATTACGGATGAATCCATACTGGTGCAGGCAACGACAATTCAGCTTTTTGTTCTGATGTGTATCTTGTTGTCGCTAGTTGTGTCAACGACAGTCCAGCAGACATCAGCACTGGTTGAAGAGCTAGAGGTGGTAGCGAAGACCCTTCCTGATGCGCTTTTTATCGTAAACAAAAATGGAACAGCATTTCCTGTTAACGCAGGCGCGAAAAATTTCGTCAAGCAATCACCGGATGGGCATTATTCCATGCCGAAACTACAGAATATAGACGGTGAACCCATGGATGAGAAAGAAAGTCCGAGCAGTATGGCCTTGCGTGGACAAGGTGTCGAAGGAGTATTAGCCAAGTTAGGTGAAGTACTGGGAGAAGATCCGGACTTGGCGCGTCGAATCTTCGAAATTAGTGCCTCACCGATGTATCTGCGTGGAGAAACTGAACCGGGTCATGCGCTCGTGATTTGGCATGACAGTACTAATGAGTATTACACGATGCAACAATTGACGCTTGCATATGAAGAATCGCGGCTGCTATTTGAAAAAGCCCCTCAAGGGATTGCCATGCTGGACCCTTCGGGAGAAATCGTAATGGCGAATCGATCCTTTGGTGACTTGGTGGGAACGACTCCTGTTCGACTCCTAGGACGAAATCTAGAGGATTTCGGAGTAGAGGAGGGAACCATGGAATACGTGACCCCTGTTCTGTCGGACCCAGAAGCCGTTGTGCACTTAGATCGTTCGCTCGAAACATTGAGAGGTAAACAGAAAAACGTTGCTATGTCATTTAGCTCGATGGGCAATGTTGGAGGCAGAATCGGAACTTTACTCGTTAATGTTGTCGATGTAACCGAGCGCCAAGAACTCATCGAGCTTGTGGAGCATTTGGCGGATCATGACTCCCTGACAGGATTGGTCAATCGCAGGCGGCTGGAATCTGATATCGAAGAGCTTATCCTCAAGAATGAACGCGATTCGACCGATAGTGCATTGTTGCTTTTGGATCTGGATTACTTCAAGGAAGTTAATGATTCCCTCGGCCATGAGGCTGGTGACCAGTTGCTTATTGAGTTTGCTGAGATCCTCAAAGACAGCGTGAGGGATTCCGACATTGTCGGACGCATCGGCGGCGATGAATTCGTTATTGTTTTGCCTGACACAGACAGGGATGGCGCTGAAGCAATCGGTATAAGAATTATTGAGTTGGTCAATCAGCACTTCAAAGGCCGAGGAAAAGTGTTATCGCGGGTGTCAGTAAGTATCGGCGGGACGCTCTTTTCTGATGCTCGTGCCCAAGGTGTGAATCCATTCATTCTTGCTGATCAGCTGCTTTACGATGCTAAGCACGCAGGTAGAAATCGGGTTGCGGTGCGCAGAGCTGAAAACACCATTGTCCGCTCAGCTAAGCCCGCATTCTCAGTTGAGGAACTTTCGGAGATCCTGGAGTCACATTCTATTCGCCTCGAGCTGCAGCCGATCCTAGAACTTGAAACAGGTCGGGTGGGTGCAGCCGAAGGTCTGCTCCGAATCAACTTGGATGGCACCGATGTTCCTACGGGGCAGTTTGTTCAGTCGGTTGAACAGGCCGGGCTAGCCCCGAAGCTTGATATCGCAGTCATGAGAGAAGGAATTAATCATATTGAGAGGCTGAGAGCTGTGTGTCCGACTTTCAGCCTCGCTTTGAATCTGTCGGGCTATTCTCTGAGCTCGGCGAAAATACGGGAGGAACTAAGAGCCGAATTTAGAGCTCGCGATCTGCCAAGGGGATCAATTAGGTTTGAGATTACTGAGACCGCTCCGATTGAAGACATTGACGCGGCAAAAGAGTTTGTGCAGATGTTGAAAGATTTTGGCTTCCACATCGTAATCGATGACTTTGGCGCAGGACATGAGCCTTATCAATATCTAAAGAAGTTCGACTTTAGCGTGCTGAAGATTGCAGGTGAATTCATAGAAGGTATGGTCACCAACCGCGTGGACCGAAGCATCGTCGAATCTATTGCTCAACTTGCTAAGGATGAGGAGATGGAAACTGTCGCCGAGTTTGTTTCAAGCAAGGAGATTTTGGAGGCGGTACGAGAGATAGGCGTAACGTACGCCCAGGGTTTCCATATTGGTAAATCTAAGCCGATTGATGAATTTATAGCTACTTATCTCGAGACGAACCAAACCGCTACCTGGGGGTAG
- a CDS encoding glycosyltransferase family 2 protein codes for MKKKSFPIARVIGIGVLGIAGMGILLLWLAVTLSDPASPGAKETEVFDRWKVLFDDYIPPVRVLVAAIIVALIFVFIAATVERTVTNRYRSSVDGERVPLAPKIVMAETRGVFHGPITINVLVPAHNEAERITGTIQALKSQHEPPERIVVVADNCTDETTELARAEGVEVLETVNNKFKKAGGLNQALSRMLPTLGENDIVMIVDADTALDQGFLKEARRRFESDRALMAVGGLFYGESGSGWLGQYQRNEYTRYSRDIYRRRGRVFVLTGTASAFRPRGLRTVAESRGTLIPGRKGDVYDTAALTEDNELTLALKSLGGLMVSPNECSVVTEVMPTWRELWHQRLRWQRGALENLGAYGITPQTTRYWFQQLGIGYGALALVAYFAVIIITFLARDQWIWYPFWMLLGLLFMIERVLTVWRSTWFARFVAALLIPELIYASYLNLVFLKGVVDILLAKQAHWGEHGDKTMQVADAAAEINDEGEERR; via the coding sequence ATGAAAAAGAAGAGCTTTCCAATCGCAAGAGTCATCGGTATCGGCGTCCTTGGCATCGCCGGGATGGGAATATTGTTGCTATGGCTTGCAGTTACCCTGTCTGATCCAGCATCACCGGGTGCCAAAGAAACCGAAGTCTTTGATAGGTGGAAAGTGCTCTTTGATGACTATATTCCACCAGTCAGGGTATTGGTTGCTGCGATTATCGTTGCATTAATTTTCGTCTTTATCGCTGCCACAGTGGAACGAACCGTAACCAACCGCTACCGAAGCTCCGTAGACGGCGAAAGAGTGCCATTAGCGCCGAAGATTGTGATGGCAGAAACCCGAGGGGTATTTCATGGACCGATTACCATTAACGTGCTCGTGCCAGCACACAATGAGGCGGAAAGAATTACTGGAACAATTCAGGCATTGAAATCACAACATGAGCCTCCAGAACGCATCGTTGTAGTTGCCGATAATTGCACTGATGAAACTACGGAATTAGCCCGTGCTGAGGGAGTGGAGGTCTTGGAAACAGTCAATAATAAGTTTAAGAAGGCCGGAGGACTCAATCAGGCTTTGAGCCGGATGCTTCCCACATTGGGGGAGAATGACATTGTGATGATCGTTGACGCTGATACAGCACTTGATCAAGGTTTCCTCAAGGAAGCACGGCGCCGCTTTGAGTCTGATCGCGCTCTAATGGCCGTGGGCGGATTGTTCTACGGTGAGTCAGGCTCCGGATGGCTTGGCCAATATCAGCGCAACGAATACACCCGTTATAGCCGTGACATCTATCGACGCCGCGGACGTGTGTTTGTTTTGACTGGAACAGCGTCGGCTTTTCGGCCACGCGGCCTGCGGACAGTAGCGGAATCACGCGGGACATTGATCCCCGGACGTAAAGGCGATGTTTATGACACCGCGGCGTTGACCGAAGATAATGAGTTGACCCTGGCTTTGAAATCACTCGGAGGGCTTATGGTGTCACCCAATGAGTGCTCAGTAGTGACAGAAGTGATGCCGACTTGGAGAGAATTATGGCATCAAAGGCTTCGATGGCAACGCGGTGCGCTGGAAAACCTCGGTGCTTATGGCATCACACCACAAACGACACGGTATTGGTTCCAGCAGCTGGGAATCGGTTACGGCGCATTAGCCTTGGTCGCCTATTTCGCAGTCATTATCATTACGTTTCTCGCCCGCGATCAATGGATCTGGTATCCATTCTGGATGCTGCTGGGACTGTTGTTCATGATTGAACGCGTGCTAACGGTGTGGAGATCCACATGGTTTGCCAGGTTTGTTGCTGCGTTATTAATCCCAGAGCTCATCTACGCCAGCTATCTCAACCTGGTATTTCTCAAAGGCGTTGTGGATATTCTATTGGCCAAGCAAGCTCACTGGGGTGAGCATGGTGACAAGACAATGCAGGTAGCCGATGCAGCTGCCGAAATTAACGATGAAGGGGAGGAACGCCGATGA
- a CDS encoding SMI1/KNR4 family protein — translation MAFPVTEDKILAAEETLGRRLPETLRERLLQNNGGEVIDNENNDWILHPVRDDSDRKRLVRTANDIIRETESAREWDNFPENAIAIANDGTGDLIILLPDDDAFYIWSHEDEPLIETELEDA, via the coding sequence ATGGCTTTCCCCGTGACAGAAGACAAAATCCTGGCAGCTGAGGAAACCCTTGGCAGGCGCCTCCCCGAAACTTTGCGCGAACGACTACTTCAAAACAATGGTGGCGAAGTCATCGACAATGAAAACAACGACTGGATTCTCCATCCAGTTCGTGATGACAGCGACCGAAAAAGGCTTGTCCGAACTGCCAACGACATCATCCGCGAGACCGAATCTGCACGTGAATGGGACAATTTCCCCGAAAATGCGATCGCAATTGCAAATGACGGAACGGGCGACTTAATAATTCTGCTTCCCGACGATGATGCTTTCTACATCTGGTCGCACGAAGATGAACCCCTGATCGAAACTGAACTTGAGGATGCCTAA
- a CDS encoding 2'-5' RNA ligase family protein codes for MASPENILLYLPEKEEQQVREVFAGLEEQGFPVQNQKPHITITFSPSMPDDVVQRASELLPPVMPARFARVGTVVFGTKRKQTVAWLLETSEELEEVARNISALNPNGRGQRWVPHLTMGLRLPREIVPDYIRALDEVTSPHFKEFTATTAAYWRPKIHHLTVFKA; via the coding sequence GTGGCGTCGCCAGAGAATATTCTCTTGTATCTTCCCGAAAAGGAAGAACAGCAGGTGCGGGAGGTGTTTGCTGGTCTGGAGGAGCAAGGGTTTCCCGTCCAGAATCAAAAACCACACATCACTATTACTTTTTCTCCCTCGATGCCAGACGATGTTGTGCAGCGAGCCTCGGAGCTGCTTCCACCTGTGATGCCAGCCAGATTCGCGCGCGTTGGAACAGTGGTATTTGGAACCAAGCGAAAACAAACCGTGGCGTGGCTGTTGGAAACATCTGAAGAACTAGAGGAAGTTGCGAGGAATATTAGCGCACTTAATCCGAACGGGCGTGGGCAACGTTGGGTTCCTCACTTAACTATGGGGTTGCGGCTTCCGAGGGAGATTGTTCCCGATTACATTCGAGCCTTGGATGAGGTGACGTCGCCGCATTTCAAAGAGTTCACCGCAACAACGGCTGCATATTGGCGACCTAAAATTCATCACCTCACCGTTTTTAAGGCTTAG
- a CDS encoding aldo/keto reductase: protein MVATSQFIDDSEAAQAVRAAIVAGYRNIDTALAYGNERGVGEGIRTAGVPREELFISTKLAAEIKDYDGAVAAIDESLAKIGLDYVDLMLIHSPQPWSDFRGGDYSEGNREAWRALEDAYKAGKIRSIGVSNFLEADLENILDSATVAPHVNQLLVHVGNTPSELISFCDSKGILVEAYSPIAHGEMLKNQQVKAIADKYNVSIPQLCIRYTIQLGTVSLPKTANPDHMSSNAQIDFEISEEDMAALQEVTARDYGEHSGFPVYSGK from the coding sequence ATGGTGGCAACCTCTCAGTTTATCGATGACAGCGAGGCTGCCCAGGCGGTACGCGCAGCTATTGTTGCAGGATACCGAAACATTGATACTGCCCTAGCGTATGGAAACGAGCGCGGCGTTGGCGAAGGCATTCGCACCGCTGGAGTGCCCCGCGAGGAGCTCTTTATTTCCACCAAGCTAGCTGCAGAAATCAAAGATTACGATGGAGCAGTCGCCGCGATTGATGAGTCTTTGGCGAAAATTGGCTTGGATTATGTCGATCTGATGCTCATTCACTCCCCACAACCATGGAGTGATTTCCGTGGTGGGGACTATTCAGAGGGAAACCGTGAAGCGTGGCGCGCGCTGGAAGATGCCTACAAAGCCGGAAAGATTCGATCCATTGGTGTCTCGAACTTCCTGGAGGCCGATCTGGAGAATATCTTAGACTCCGCGACGGTTGCTCCTCACGTTAATCAGCTTCTTGTGCATGTTGGAAACACCCCAAGCGAGTTAATCAGTTTCTGCGATTCCAAGGGCATTCTGGTCGAAGCATATTCACCCATCGCCCACGGAGAGATGCTGAAGAACCAGCAGGTCAAGGCGATTGCTGACAAGTACAACGTGAGCATTCCGCAGCTATGCATTCGGTACACAATTCAACTGGGAACGGTGTCTTTGCCAAAGACTGCCAACCCAGATCATATGAGCTCCAATGCGCAGATCGACTTTGAAATTTCCGAGGAAGACATGGCGGCACTTCAAGAAGTGACCGCCCGCGATTATGGCGAGCACAGCGGTTTTCCTGTGTATTCCGGCAAGTAG
- a CDS encoding carboxymuconolactone decarboxylase family protein, giving the protein MGQKVTAGRDILGEFAPKSAELNDDVLFGQVWSRESELSPRDRSIVIVTMLMASGVLDSAFESHVQRAKDNGVTAEEIAEIITHVAFYAGWPKAWAAFRIAKDIYTK; this is encoded by the coding sequence ATGGGACAAAAAGTAACCGCAGGTCGTGACATCCTAGGAGAGTTTGCACCTAAGTCCGCTGAACTCAACGATGATGTCCTCTTTGGCCAGGTGTGGTCGAGGGAATCAGAGCTTTCCCCACGTGACCGAAGCATCGTGATCGTGACAATGTTGATGGCAAGTGGCGTGCTGGATAGTGCTTTTGAAAGCCACGTTCAGCGAGCCAAAGACAACGGTGTCACTGCTGAAGAAATCGCAGAGATCATCACCCACGTGGCCTTTTATGCAGGTTGGCCAAAGGCTTGGGCTGCGTTCCGCATCGCAAAGGACATTTACACCAAGTAA
- a CDS encoding SDR family oxidoreductase produces the protein MSETVLVIGATGSIGRHVVSEALNQGYQVKAFVRSKSRARVLPAEAEIIVGDLLDPSSIEKAVKGVEGIIFTHGTSTRKSDVRDVDYTGVANTLKAVKGKDVKIVLMTAVGTTRPGVAYAEWKRHGEQLVRASGHGYTIVRPGWFDYNNDDERQIVMLQGDTNQSGGPADGVIARDQIARVLVSSLNDAKARNKTFELSATYGPAQGKPDRNFCSTSG, from the coding sequence ATGAGTGAGACAGTTTTAGTCATAGGAGCAACAGGAAGCATAGGCCGACATGTTGTCTCGGAAGCACTTAACCAGGGATACCAAGTTAAGGCATTTGTCCGTAGCAAGTCCCGTGCACGGGTGCTTCCAGCTGAGGCAGAGATTATCGTAGGAGACCTGCTTGATCCTTCCTCGATTGAGAAAGCTGTAAAAGGCGTCGAGGGAATCATTTTCACTCACGGCACCTCCACTCGTAAAAGCGATGTGCGGGATGTTGATTACACCGGCGTTGCCAACACGTTGAAGGCAGTCAAGGGAAAAGATGTAAAAATTGTGCTGATGACCGCCGTTGGAACGACCCGCCCAGGTGTGGCTTATGCCGAGTGGAAGCGACATGGCGAGCAACTTGTTCGAGCTAGCGGACACGGTTACACCATTGTTCGCCCTGGTTGGTTTGATTACAACAACGATGACGAGCGTCAGATCGTCATGCTTCAAGGCGACACCAATCAGTCGGGTGGCCCAGCCGATGGCGTGATTGCGCGTGATCAAATCGCGCGAGTTTTGGTTAGCAGTTTGAATGATGCAAAAGCACGAAACAAAACCTTCGAGCTTTCTGCCACTTATGGACCTGCCCAAGGAAAGCCTGACCGCAACTTTTGCAGCACTTCGGGCTGA
- a CDS encoding SulP family inorganic anion transporter: MRGYQRSWLKGDVIAGITVAAYLVPQVMAYAVIAGLPAVVGLWGVLAPMALYFFLGTSRNLSVGPESTTALMTAAGVGALVGAAGGPERYAEVAALLAIAVGIVCAVGFIGRLGFLTRLLSRPVLVGYLIGIAVLMIVSQLSKVTQVNVESGQTWQEIISFIKVAGQAHIPTVILAVVVLSLLYLANWLTPKFPSTLMVLLLSAAAVGFFHLDRFGLEVIGEVPRGLPQPSIPSIGDLEIWSLLPYAVGIAIVGFSDNVLTARAFASGKDEVIDSNQELLALGTANLANGFFQGFPVSSSGSRTVLGDTAGARTQVHSLVVVALVIMVLLFAGPVLESFPDAALGALVIYAATQLIDIAEIKRIARFRKSELVITAATAASVVASGVLAGIGVAVTLSILDLIRRITRPYADVLGYTPGMAGMHSLEDYPESTAVEGLVVFRYDSPLFFANADDFSKRAIEAVDEATQPVHWFLLNAEANTEVDLTAVDAMEALRKTLEERGIRFAMARVKQDLRRSLEPAGFIESVGEEYIFATLPTAVKGYSVEFRDRFGNYPEGVPKEILEL; this comes from the coding sequence ATGCGGGGCTATCAACGATCCTGGTTGAAGGGTGATGTCATCGCGGGTATAACCGTGGCCGCGTACTTGGTTCCACAAGTCATGGCTTATGCCGTCATTGCGGGGCTGCCAGCTGTCGTTGGTCTGTGGGGAGTTCTGGCTCCCATGGCGCTGTACTTTTTCTTGGGCACGTCTCGAAATCTCTCGGTTGGTCCTGAATCAACCACCGCTCTGATGACGGCTGCAGGTGTGGGAGCTTTAGTCGGGGCAGCTGGCGGGCCTGAACGATACGCAGAAGTAGCGGCACTATTGGCTATTGCAGTGGGCATTGTATGCGCTGTTGGTTTTATTGGCCGATTGGGATTTCTTACCAGGCTGTTGTCTCGACCGGTGCTCGTTGGATATTTGATCGGTATTGCAGTCTTGATGATCGTCAGTCAGCTGTCCAAAGTCACCCAGGTGAATGTGGAGAGCGGTCAGACGTGGCAGGAAATAATATCGTTTATCAAAGTAGCTGGCCAGGCACATATTCCTACAGTGATTTTGGCAGTCGTGGTGTTGAGCTTGCTGTATCTGGCAAATTGGTTGACGCCTAAATTTCCCAGCACACTCATGGTTCTTCTGCTTTCGGCAGCCGCGGTGGGGTTTTTTCATCTGGATAGGTTTGGTCTTGAGGTCATTGGTGAGGTGCCCCGTGGCCTGCCTCAACCAAGTATTCCCTCGATTGGCGATCTAGAGATCTGGTCGTTGTTGCCCTATGCCGTGGGTATTGCCATCGTTGGTTTTTCAGACAATGTGTTGACTGCTCGTGCATTCGCGTCGGGAAAAGATGAGGTGATTGATTCCAACCAGGAGCTGCTCGCACTGGGAACCGCAAACCTGGCGAATGGGTTCTTCCAGGGATTTCCTGTGTCATCGAGTGGCTCCCGAACTGTTCTTGGAGACACGGCAGGTGCTCGCACTCAGGTGCATTCACTTGTCGTGGTGGCGCTGGTGATCATGGTGCTGTTGTTTGCTGGTCCTGTGCTCGAGTCTTTCCCAGATGCGGCACTTGGCGCCTTAGTTATTTATGCAGCAACGCAGTTGATTGATATCGCAGAGATCAAAAGGATCGCACGTTTCCGCAAGAGCGAGTTGGTCATCACAGCGGCTACTGCTGCATCCGTTGTGGCTTCTGGCGTGCTCGCGGGGATCGGCGTTGCGGTTACGTTGTCCATCTTGGATCTCATCAGACGTATTACCCGACCTTATGCCGATGTCCTAGGATATACGCCGGGCATGGCTGGAATGCACAGCTTGGAGGATTATCCTGAGTCGACAGCAGTCGAAGGGCTCGTGGTTTTTAGATACGATTCCCCACTGTTTTTCGCCAACGCTGATGATTTTTCCAAACGTGCCATCGAAGCCGTTGATGAAGCAACTCAACCCGTGCATTGGTTTTTACTGAATGCTGAAGCGAATACGGAAGTTGATCTCACGGCCGTCGATGCCATGGAAGCACTTCGCAAAACCCTGGAGGAACGGGGTATCCGATTTGCGATGGCCCGGGTGAAGCAAGATCTACGCCGAAGCCTCGAGCCTGCAGGTTTCATTGAATCCGTGGGGGAGGAGTACATTTTCGCCACACTCCCCACTGCAGTCAAGGGGTATTCCGTGGAGTTTCGCGATCGTTTTGGAAACTATCCAGAAGGCGTTCCGAAAGAAATTTTGGAACTTTAA